The Cucumis melo cultivar AY chromosome 6, USDA_Cmelo_AY_1.0, whole genome shotgun sequence genome includes a region encoding these proteins:
- the LOC103483328 gene encoding cytochrome P450 704C1-like, which translates to MEFLSKPILVAAVLLLISIVVRLILTHKLRKKKYHPIAGTVFHQLLNFHRLHDYMTDLARKHKTYKLLGPFRDEVYTSDPPNVEYMLRTNFENFGKGSHNHRILRDLLGDGIFTVDGEKWREQRKISSYEFSTKVLRDYSSVIFRKTAVKLANIVSEAAISNRVIDIQDLFMKSTLDSIFYVSFGIDLDSLHGSNEEISKFCSAFEASSTNTLWRYVDVSWPIKKALNIGSEAVLKENMKIVDEYIYKLIHSALEQRQKLGDDALMRRENIVSRFLQAETTDPKYLRDIILNFVIAGKDTTAVTLAWFIYMLCKHPSVQERVAREIEEETNVGDVTDFSEFAARLTEEALEKMQFLIATINETLRLYPAVPVDAKICFSDDTLPDGFSVRKGDMVSYQPYAMGRMKFVWGDDAEEFRPERWLDGDGKFQPQSPFKFTAFQAGPRICLGKEFAYRQIKIFSALLLVYFKFKMSDEKKIVEYQPMINLLIKGGLQVCVIPRRPIT; encoded by the exons ATGGAATTTCTGTCAAAACCCATTTTAGTTGCAGCTGTATTGCTACTGATTTCCATTGTTGTAAGGCTGATTCTAACTCATAAActgagaaagaaaaaatatcATCCAATTGCAGGCACTGTATTTCACCAGCTCCTCAATTTTCACCGACTACATGATTACATGACTGACCTCGCTCGAAAGCATAAAACATACAAGCTTCTTGGGCCCTTCAGGGATGAGGTTTATACTTCTGACCCACCAAATGTTGAGTATATGCTCAGAACCAACTTCGAGAATTTTGGCAAG GGATCACATAACCACAGAATTCTCAGAGATCTTCTTGGCGATGGAATTTTCACAGTTGATGGAGAGAAGTGGCGTGAGCAGAGAAAGATTTCAAGCTATGAGTTCTCTACAAAAGTTCTGAGGGATTACAGCAGTGTCATCTTCCGGAAAACTGCAGTTAAACTCGCTAACATCGTGTCCGAAGCTGCTATTTCAAATCGAGTAATTGATATTCAA GATCTGTTTATGAAATCAACTCTAGATTCAATATTTTATGTTTCATTTGGAATTGATCTAGATAGCTTGCATGGGTCAAATGAAGAAATTAGCAAGTTTTGCTCCGCTTTTGAAGCATCAAGTACAAACACACTCTGGCGATACGTCGATGTATCTTGGCCAATCAAGAAGGCTCTCAATATTGGCTCAGAAGCTGTCTTGAAAGAAAACATGAAAATTGTTGATGAGTACATTTATAAGCTCATTCACAGTGCACTTGAACAGAGACAAAAGTTAGGCGACGACGCTTTG ATGAGAAGAGAAAACATAGTGTCGAGGTTTCTGCAAGCGGAGACGACCGATCCAAAGTATCTAAGAGATATTATTCTCAATTTTGTTATAGCTGGAAAGGACACAACAGCAGTTACTCTTGCTTGGTTCATTTACATGCTTTGCAAGCATCCTTCAGTGCAGGAAAGGGTTGCTAGAGAGATCGAGGAAGAGACAAATGTTGGAGATGTAACCGATTTTTCCGAGTTTGCTGCAAGATTGACGGAAGAAGCTCTAGAAAAGATGCAGTTTCTCATTGCAACTATTAATGAAACCCTTAGACTCTATCCTGCCGTTCCAGTG GACGCAAAGATTTGCTTTTCCGACGATACGCTACCGGATGGATTCAGTGTGAGGAAAGGAGATATGGTGTCATACCAGCCATATGCAATGGGTAGGATGAAATTCGTATGGGGTGACGATGCCGAGGAATTCCGACCAGAGAGATGGCTTGATGGAGATGGAAAGTTCCAGCCTCAGAGCCCTTTCAAATTTACAGCCTTTCAG GCAGGGCCACGCATTTGTTTGGGAAAAGAGTTTGCTTACAGGCAGATAAAAATCTTCTCAGCTCTATTATTGGTGTATTTTAAGTTCAAAATGAGTGATGAGAAGAAAATTGTGGAGTATCAACCAATGATCAATCTTCTCATCAAAGGAGGCCTTCAGGTTTGTGTCATTCCTAGGCGTCCTATTACCTAA
- the LOC103484170 gene encoding glyoxylate/hydroxypyruvate reductase HPR3-like: MAMEGEGEGKEVPEVLVLGPPWVFSTLESQFPNKFRYLKPWLFPQLPLHQFLTSYAQSTQALLMPVIPLLNSATLDCLPSLKLVVTASAGVEHLNLADLRGRGIAVAYAGNVFSEDVADMAVGLLIDVLRKVSAGDRFVKQRLQPTKLHFPLGSKLSGKQIGIVGLGKIGTEVARRLEGFGCTISYNSRTKKPLVSYSYYSNVHELATNCEVLIICCGLTEETRHMINREVMLALGKDGVIINIGRGAVIEEKEMIRCLIEGEIGGAGLDVFEFEPEIPKQLFTLDNVVLSPHAAITTHESFGGMAKLAVENLEAFFSNKPLVSPYLA; encoded by the exons ATGGCAATggaaggggaaggggaaggCAAGGAGGTTCCTGAAGTTTTGGTTTTAGGCCCTCCATGGGTATTCTCAACTTTGGAATCTCAATTCCCAAACAAATTTCGTTACCTAAAGCCATGGCTTTTTCCCCAACTCCCATTGCACCAATTCCTCACTTCTTATGCCCAATCCACACAGGCCTTGCTCATGCCTGTCATTCCCCTACTCAACTCCGCCACTCTCGACTGTCTCCCTTCACTGAAGCTCGTCGTTACAGCCAGCGCCGGTGTCGAACACTTGAACTTGGCCGACTTACGTGGTCGTGGGATAGCCGTTGCCTATGCAGGAAACGTGTTCTCTGAAGATGTCGCTGATATGGCAGTTGGATTACTAATTGATGTCCTACGAAAGGTTTCCGCGGGAGACCGGTTTGTTAAGCAACGCCTTCAACCTACTAAACTTCATTTTCCTCTTGGATCAAAG TTGAGCGGCAAGCAGATTGGGATTGTTGGATTGGGGAAAATAGGCACCGAAGTTGCCAGAAGGCTGGAAGGTTTTGGTTGCACAATCTCATATAACTCAAGGACCAAAAAGCCATTAGTCTCATACTCCTATTATTCCAATGTACATGAACTTGCAACCAACTGTGAAGTCCTCATCATTTGTTGCGGGTTAACCGAAGAAACTCGCCATATGATTAACAGGGAAGTGATGCTAGCATTAGGAAAAGATGGAGTGATAATCAACATTGGTCGTGGGGCGGTCATCGAGGAGAAGGAGATGATTCGATGTCTGATTGAAGGAGAGATTGGGGGTGCTGGATTGGATGTGTTTGAGTTTGAACCCGAAATTCCAAAACAACTCTTTACACTCGATAATGTTGTGTTGTCACCACATGCAGCTATCACAACACACGAATCTTTTGGGGGAATGGCTAAACTGGCTGTGGAAAACTTGGAGGCATTCTTCTCAAACAAACCTTTGGTGTCTCCCTATTTGGCTTAG
- the LOC103483325 gene encoding glyoxylate/hydroxypyruvate reductase HPR3-like, with translation MELPQVLVLGPPSIFPYLESQFPNRFFFLKPWLYNLPLTQFLTSYAQSTQALLIRGGGSTQLTSAIIDCLPSLKLVVTSSVGVDHLDLPELRRRGVAIANAGNLFSEDAADMAVGLLIDVLRKVSAGDRFVRQGLWSKKGDFPPGLKLSGKRIGIVGLGKIGSEVAKRLEGFGCKVSYNSRTKKSMAPYSYYSNVYELAANTEALIICCALTKETYRLINKEVMQALGKDGVIVNVGRGLIIDEKEMIRCLIQGEIGGAGLDVFENEPNVPEELFNLDNVVLSPHNAVMTYESKVELSKLVVNNLEAFFSNTPLVSPVVD, from the exons ATGGAGCTTCCTCAAGTACTGGTTCTAGGCCCCCCTTCGATATTCCCATATCTGGAATCCCAATTCCCaaacagattttttttcctaaaaccATGGCTTTACAACCTCCCACTAACCCAATTCCTCACCTCTTATGCCCAATCCACCCAAGCCTTGCTTATCCGAGGCGGTGGCAGTACCCAACTCACCTCCGCCATTATTGACTGCCTCCCTTCGCTCAAGCTCGTCGTCACTTCCAGCGTCGGTGTCGATCACTTGGACTTGCCGGAATTACGCCGGCGAGGGGTGGCTATTGCCAATGCAGGAAACTTGTTCTCAGAAGATGCCGCCGATATGGCGGTTGGCTTACTAATCGACGTTCTTAGGAAAGTATCTGCGGGAGATCGATTCGTGAGGCAAGGGCTTTGGTCTAAGAAAGGAGATTTTCCTCCTGGATTAAAG CTGAGCGGCAAGCGAATTGGCATCGTTGGATTGGGGAAAATAGGCTCTGAAGTTGCGAAGAGGCTGGAGGGATTTGGCTGCAAAGTCTCATATAACTCTAGGACCAAAAAGTCAATGGCACCATATTCCTACTATTCCAATGTATATGAACTTGCAGCCAACACAGAAGCACTCATAATTTGTTGTGCGTTGACTAAAGAAACCTACCGTCTAATTAACAAGGAGGTGATGCAGGCATTAGGAAAAGATGGAGTGATAGTGAACGTTGGTCGTGGTTTGATCATCGATGAGAAAGAGATGATACGATGTTTGATTCAGGGGGAGATTGGTGGAGCTGGACTAGATGTGTTTGAGAATGAACCTAATGTTCCTGAAGAGCTTTTTAATCTTGATAATGTTGTATTGTCACCACATAATGCTGTTATGACATATGAATCTAAAGTGGAATTGTCTAAGCTGGTGGTGAACAACTTGGAGGCATTCTTCTCAAACACACCTCTTGTGTCTCCTGTTGTAGATTAG
- the LOC103483323 gene encoding glyoxylate/hydroxypyruvate reductase HPR3-like → MAVEIPSDELHQVLVLSPPFEFTSLESQFQNRFQFLNPWNSNLPLLQFLISNAQSVRACLVMPGGRLAVSSAILDCLPSLELVVTTSAGVDHLHVAEIRRRGVAIAFAGNLLSQDVADMAVGLLIDVLRNISAGDRFVRQGLWPTQGDFSIGLKLSGKRIGIVGLGKIGSEVAKRLEGFGCRISYNSRTKKPLVPYSHYSNVHELATNCDALIICCCLTEETRHLINREVMVALGKDGVIINVGRGAIIDEKAMIECLIQGEIKGAGLDVFEHEPEIPKQLFNLDNVVLSPHAAGTTTESIVGLTELAFENLEAFFSNKPLVSPFLD, encoded by the exons ATGGCAGTCGAAATCCCATCCGACGAGCTTCATCAAGTTTTGGTTCTAAGTCCCCCCTTTGAATTCACGTCTCTGGAATCACAATTCCAAAATCGATTCCAGTTTCTCAATCCGTGGAATTCCAATCTCCCACTACTTCAATTCCTCATCTCCAATGCACAATCCGTACGAGCTTGTCTTGTCATGCCAGGTGGCCGACTCGCAGTGTCCTCTGCCATTCTCGACTGCCTCCCCTCCCTCGAGCTTGTAGTCACTACCAGCGCCGGTGTCGACCACCTGCACGTGGCGGAGATACGGCGGCGTGGTGTAGCCATTGCCTTTGCAGGGAACTTATTATCTCAAGATGTTGCTGACATGGCGGTGGGATTACTAATCGACGTCCTTAGGAATATTTCAGCTGGAGATCGATTCGTGAGGCAAGGACTTTGGCCTACGCAAGGGGACTTTTCTATCGGATTAAAG CTGAGCGGCAAGCGGATTGGGATTGTTGGATTGGGGAAAATAGGCTCTGAAGTTGCCAAAAGACTGGAGGGTTTTGGATGCAGAATCTCATATAACTCAAGGACCAAAAAGCCATTAGTTCCATATTCCCACTATTCCAATGTACATGAACTTGCAACCAACTGTGATGCCCTTATCATTTGTTGTTGCTTAACAGAAGAGACTCGCCATTTGATCAACAGAGAGGTGATGGTTGCATTGGGAAAAGATGGAGTGATAATCAATGTCGGTCGAGGGGCAATCATTGATGAGAAGGCGATGATTGAATGTTTGATTCAGGGGGAGATTAAGGGGGCTGGGCTGGATGTTTTTGAGCATGAACCTGAAATTCCCAAACAGTTGTTTAATCTTGATAATGTTGTGTTGTCGCCGCATGCTGCTGGCACAACAACTGAATCTATAGTGGGATTGACTGAGTTGGCATTCGAGAATTTGGAGGCATTCTTCTCAAACAAACCTTTGGTGTCTCCCTTTCTGGATTAG